One Methanocella sp. genomic region harbors:
- a CDS encoding fasciclin domain-containing protein, with protein sequence QMAQPAYQGGAQQGQAGQGQQGGLKESNKDLAQTLADTQNLSGFTAAVKAAGYDQALSQNEGPYMVFAPSDSALESAGIDVNSMDQATAKSFVESCIVSKVSEPQQGSNSFTMNSIGGQKISAKKTSSGIMVNGIKVSNVVKADNGMLIVTDGIVGMK encoded by the coding sequence CAGATGGCACAGCCCGCATATCAGGGAGGCGCACAGCAGGGCCAGGCGGGCCAGGGTCAGCAGGGTGGGCTGAAGGAGAGCAATAAGGACCTCGCGCAGACGCTGGCAGATACGCAGAACCTGAGCGGCTTCACCGCAGCGGTCAAGGCGGCGGGCTATGACCAGGCGCTGAGCCAGAACGAAGGCCCGTACATGGTCTTCGCCCCGAGCGACAGCGCCCTCGAGAGCGCGGGCATAGATGTCAATTCGATGGACCAGGCCACGGCGAAGAGCTTCGTCGAGAGCTGCATCGTATCGAAGGTCTCCGAGCCGCAGCAGGGCAGCAACTCGTTCACGATGAACTCCATCGGCGGCCAGAAGATCAGCGCGAAGAAGACGAGCAGCGGCATCATGGTCAACGGCATCAAGGTCTCCAACGTCGTGAAGGCCGATAACGGCATGCTCATCGTGACCGACGGCATCGTGGGCATGAAGTAA